The window gttttgtttgaaaaatcatttcatctaaccgttcaattcattcaatccattttttttctctcatttctTGCATTAAGCCATgcgaccatttttttctggcaaaCTTCAAACCCTCTATGTCTATGTTTAATATTtccaacagcaacaacaacaacaacaacaaaaaccacatgaacaaacaaaattttttttttgctctgaCCAACATGGATCAACTTTTGACTTGAACTACATGATTCTGTACATTTATGGAtttagaattattattatttgagcGGCTGATgctttataaatttttttttctcttgttcagttttgtttgatttagtCGGTTGATTAGTTCAAATAAAGCGCGAATCTTAAAAGTTTACCAACcaatcaaccaaacaaaacaaaaaaaaaaatgaaagaaaaatacgTACGCGTGTATACCACGTTTATTAGCTTAGATTcgttattttattcatttttggttTCGCCAGTGATCATCATACCaaataaattgtttgatttgttttttttccaaaaaaactaaaattcattcattcctttcaataaaatcaatactGTCGATGGATTTGATcattcatgttgttgttgttgttgttgattatcattattgatgataatcaataatgatgtgaTATGTATTTGAAACCGTTATCGATTTAtatatcaaattcaaatttgtttgggtgtgtgtatatcaatcaaaatcattactATTTGATATGTTTGATAATATTTGGCCAAGATATGTTTTggatctgtttttttttgccggtTGTTGTTCTATTTGATCATGTTCATAATGACAACCACTACTATTTCCATCACACAAtacaaaacaattcaaaacacacatacacatttgtcatttgagaatcatcattatcatcatcaacatcaaaaaacCATCAAATCTGATCgtagtttttttgttcattcacaattctaacagaagagagaaaaatgcAATCAAATCTATTTGGATACACTGACCATGCTGTCTGTTGAAATGAGaacaacaaattatcattgatgattttgttgattatcatcatgatgattatgatcaacaaatcatcagacaatttttcgaaacaaaattatcatgcCACAGAACATTTAATAGTCGGCATTTCGATATATCGGTAATCAttgtcggttttttttcgatgaaatgaaatgttttccatacacacaattctgtttcatttgatcatgtTTTTTCTATGATGTCTGAGTATtttgtaaatgttttttgtgtatatgtatgtgtgtgtgtgtgtgtgtaaatctctcggatatcatcatcatcatcatcggtatcTCGGTGATAAAagttttggtttttgattTCTATTGCCAtatccaaatcaaatgaatatatcGAATATATTGCAATCAATTCATGGGAAATTGGACAAATTACATTATGTGTGTATTGTATATATGTGCTTTATTGTAAATATCAAAACAACcgatcaaaaacaacaacaacaacaacaacgaaaacaaaacgaattATTAAATGATAAAGAAAGCGAAACAGAgaacaaaatttaatatCCTAAACAACTAATtagtatgttttttttattgaatgacctttgttgttgttgttgttgttattgttgttgtttttcggtCTTTGGTtgccatcaacaacaaaattattggtTATTTCCGGTGTTTTAAATCCTTTCAGTTGTTTGTTGTCTATTATGAATGGCCAcctcattgatgatggaaaaaaaagaagaagaaaagaaaaattgagaCATGATTTATTCGAacacaaattcattcataatgatcaatgattaatgataTGAATAGTGGTaccaaaaagcaaaaaaaaaaaaatcattgtagATAAATGTTTAATGACAAATGATTCAAGAATCTCTtggctgattttttttcaagatttaTTGATTCCAAATTCGTTCACAttcgaacacacacacacacacaacagaAGCGTCAATGACTTTTTTTCAGTGTTGAACTATTTGTcaccgaacaaaaaaaaaacaaaaatctcaTTTAGCTCCAATTACAATCTGATCAGGTTTTCATCAGTATCcaaagaaaccaaaaaaaaaaaaatttttttcctcgttCTCATCACATatatttgagaaaaaaaattgaattttgattaattatcaCAAGTGTTAATATTTTTGTCCACATATTTCGTTCAGATTTGtagatttcaatttcatcatgaatatcaatctttaaaataatgaaaaaagcagaaaaaaatatactgACTATGATAAGATAATGtcacatcaatttttttttcttcagtacaacaacaacaacaaaaaaaatgatgacaaatatctttaataaattttttttcgcattaTTACTAGTATTCACATTGGTCTATGGCTTCAAGGGATATATGTATTCACATTCGTCATGACATGAATCTcttatcaattcaattagatttatttattatgatttttttttctctctctctctctctttctctatcGGCTAAACttgtgattatgatgatgatgatgatgaaatgaacatGGCAACATTCACGactaaaatataaatattttttttttgatctgtTTGTGAATGCATGTTCACCatatgtaatcatcatcatcatcgttgaatACAACCCAACCAATCAAACGGTCtatatagatttttttttatttttttttttgtaaaaaaaatccattcaaaTTCAGTAACATTTAGATTTTCCATCTGTTTTTTCTTGGGGAAGGGGGGGTTGTATTAGTatccatgttgttgttgttcgaacTTGAAATGAAACTACCCCCCCccctcaaaaaaaatatgtgcgtgtgtgtggtgtATTTGTATGAATCCTGAATAAGAATGATAGAGTGATTAATCAATGCTCATATCATAGTGGTGGTTATTGTGGTGGTATACGAGACCTTTGACCTTTTTGATTgcgatcattcattttattgctGCATCTATACACAATCATGCTCACACTGTTATCCACCACCGTTAACCTTCGAccgaccaaccaaccaaccaaccaaccgatCGAccgatcaacaacatcatcatgcaCTTAATAGCTTAGAAATAGCTctcttaaaaaaaagaaaatctctTGATAGTCTAGTACCCTAGATTTTATcgggttgttgttgtttttaatggccaaaaaaaaaaattcattcatgtcgttctggttttttttgctcataaCTCATATTGACCAACAacgattcaataaattttaataacATACGAGTTCAAAgtaaacaaaatattcattttaccattattatcgatttttaaTCGATATTATAAAATGTTAACTAATATTAGATGGTAACAACATCCATCtatattaataaataaatgatcattcattgaatttgatacttttttattgttaaatgagcagaaaattttcaaaattatttttacaattatactatcaaatcaataataataataatgatgatgataccgaaattgattgattgattttcaacatttggtgttgttggttcattttcgtattttttattttattttgttttcatgatcatatcacaacaacaacaaccataacaataacaacgtgaaaaatgattcgaatcgaattgaaatgaaaaattgtttttaatgaaatgaatgagaataaaaaaatgtagaaGAAACGTGTTAAGTTCATAGATAGATGAAtatcacgtttttttttgttttcaaattctcattattttcattcattatcatcatcattcatcaatctaATAACGTAgagtagtaaaaaaaaacgacgaaaatttcaatgttttttgttgttgtagttgttttaaatttgttttgcattcggcattttttttttttttttgaaaatgaaaactgaaaaaatttccatgtccagttttttttacactgtatctttttttgttctgttgttcatttcatgttTTACTAACAGACAAATTGCATTGAATATTAGTAGTGACCATGGCCAGTGAAATCAATCAGTTAATCGATGAATTACATGAATCTTATTCAGatttattttggttttttaaatctttgatgcaaaaagaaaaaaaaaatttctggtcATGTGAAAATCAGCAATTGACCGTAagaacaatttttcttttctaaaaaaaaatgtaaacgTTTACGTTACTTATCATTAAACATTCTTTCATTGCAAATGcttcaaatcaacaaaaacaacagcaacaacaacaacaatgatgatgatgagttcccgttattttatttttgtggtacaattttttttctctttcttttgaaatttaatacCCTTCTTTTTGTCTttagatgacgatgatgatgatgaacaaacaaacaaacatttggtTCACAatcaatggcaaaaaaaaaagaattctacAAGGTctttttttataatgataaaatattcttccatcatcaacattctatatatatataaatgattcgtttgtgtatgtgtgtgcatgtcagtcgatcaatgttgaatctcaatcattgaagaatccaatgtgtgtgtgtgtgtgtgtggacatAGCCAAAGAACACAATGGATCATTTTTGTTCTCAACAGTTAAACTAAtggaaattgttgttgttgttgttgctgattgttttttttgttgtttttggttgGGTAAAATATTTTCTCTCTGTCTCTTCTACtctcttttttcatcaatgtgaatcaagaaaaaaaaagtttgtacTAGTCAGCAAAAaaactcacacacacacacacagacagacactAGCAATGAGAATATTTCAAAGAATGAAATGTATGATGTATATATTCTGTTCATCAATTCTacatataaaatgatgatgatgatgacaacacattgaagaattgaatgagcaaaagaaaaatatacaaAGAGAGCATATACAATATTCTAgattaacaaaaacaaaatgaaaagcaAACAATTATTAGctaaaatggagaaaaaaaataacaacggTCCCGAGTGTTtgatgtatatgtgtgtgtgttttggtCCTAGCttcttctgttgttgttgtccatgtctatcaacatcaatattttttcttcttgttgttggttgaatTATATTGTATTTGTAGCAAATTAAGAAAAAGAACTGAttgtaaacacacacacacaaacacaagcAGCCATCAACCATTACATACACACTTTTTccaaatacaaatacaaatcattttttggttttgccacaaagtttttttcctttttgctctctctctctctctctctctcttgctgATGTTCACATCatatacatttttatttcaaagaaaaaaaaatgtgaagaaTATATCAAATTTCACTAactatacaaaaaaaacaaaataaataaataaataaaatttttgcatTTGGTCATGTATTTGTGgttattatcgtcatcatcatcataatgacgatgattacAATTGCCAGTCCATTTACAAGaattgcgaaaaaaaatgtagaatTTATTGTCTCATCTTGTCTATACAATGttgaatcattgtttttcatttttcatgcattaatctttgtttttttttattttgttttttttagagggaattttaaagaattgtataaaattcttgaaagTCATAATTATAGTCCTAATTCACATCCAAAATTGCAATCATTATGGTTAAAAGCTCATTATATTGAAGCTGAACGTGCACGTGGACGGCCATTAGGTGCTGTTGGTAAATATCGTATACGTAGAAAATTTCCATTACCAAGAACAATATGGGATGGTGAAGAAACATCATATTGTTTTAAGGAAAAATCACGTAATGTACTTAGAGAATGGTATTCACAAAATCCATATCCATCaccaagagaaaaaagagatTTATCTGATGCTACCGGtttgacaacaacacaaGGTAAAATAgtgttttatattttcaaaatcataatgTGTAAATATATAATGTTTAAAACTGTCTATATTTCGTCACAATAGTCAGCAATTGGTTCAAGAATCGTCGTCAACGTGATAGAGCAGCCGAAGCTAAAGATACGTAAGTTtacattttttaaaatttttttcttttgaaaaattcctttatttgtcaaataaattctttatctaaaaaaaatttctttttttcaatttgattttttattattggaaaaaaccATCGCTCACAGTAgagattcaaatgataaacataatattggaaaaaattctgtaaaaGTTACGAATGATTCCTCACATTCAGGTGGTGATTcaactgatgatgaatttgaggAAGGAAATTCTGAACGTACAAGCAGCagcaatgaaatgaattcgaCGACAACAGCTActgccaataataatttaacacCATCTACAACACTGTTAAACCTTAATGGAACAAATGGAACATCACCCGAATTATCTGCATTTTCTGCATTAGCTAATCATCTAAACAATACGGCAACAGTGAATATAGGAACTAATGGTCTTAttgatagtggtggtggtggtggtggtgctacTTTAATAACAGGAACAGGAGGAGGAGGAGTATCGAATAGTTTTAGTGCCAAATCTAGGAAGTCAATCAGCTCTTTCGGCAGTTACATCAATGTCATCTGCAATGGGCTATCCACATTCGGCATTCCGTTTTGGTtcccatcatcatacacatcatcatcatccacatc of the Dermatophagoides farinae isolate YC_2012a chromosome 1, ASM2471394v1, whole genome shotgun sequence genome contains:
- the LOC124491566 gene encoding uncharacterized protein LOC124491566 isoform X1; amino-acid sequence: MIVGHMTTIADASLPSTTTALSSSIQQQQQQQFTVGSLSSMAGLDLSGHNNNHHHNNTIHHVHHTPSTSTTAAAAASTTTTTTTIHNLSSLSPSSSSSSKSSSPSSSTSSKSLPSTIITATIKQNTISPTLKTTLTNSIGLIGATTSFSSLSSPPLSIINNSTGIISGLITGNNQNHFDHHQQQLHHLNNSLSLSSSSSSATTTTAMPSSLSPTILLPTLGFTQEQVACVCEVLQQSGNIERLGRFLWSLPACEPLHKNESVLKAKALVAFHRGNFKELYKILESHNYSPNSHPKLQSLWLKAHYIEAERARGRPLGAVGKYRIRRKFPLPRTIWDGEETSYCFKEKSRNVLREWYSQNPYPSPREKRDLSDATGLTTTQVSNWFKNRRQRDRAAEAKDTRDSNDKHNIGKNSVKVTNDSSHSGGDSTDDEFEEGNSERTSSSNEMNSTTTATANNNLTPSTTLLNLNGTNGTSPELSAFSALANHLNNTATVNIGTNGLIDSGGGGGGATLITGTGGGGVSNSFSAKSRKSISSFGSYINVICNGLSTFGIPFWFPSSYTSSSSTSSNNSKSF
- the LOC124491566 gene encoding uncharacterized protein LOC124491566 isoform X2, which encodes MIVGHMTTIADASLPSTTTALSSSIQQQQQQQFTVGSLSSMAGLDLSGHNNNHHHNNTIHHVHHTPSTSTTAAAAASTTTTTTTIHNLSSLSPSSSSSSKSSSPSSSTSSKSLPSTIITATIKQNTISPTLKTTLTNSIGLIGATTSFSSLSSPPLSIINNSTGIISGLITGNNQNHFDHHQQQLHHLNNSLSLSSSSSSATTTTAMPSSLSPTILLPTLGFTQEQVACVCEVLQQSGNIERLGRFLWSLPACEPLHKNESVLKAKALVAFHRGNFKELYKILESHNYSPNSHPKLQSLWLKAHYIEAERARGRPLGAVGKYRIRRKFPLPRTIWDGEETSYCFKEKSRNVLREWYSQNPYPSPREKRDLSDATGLTTTQVSNWFKNRRQRDRAAEAKDTDSNDKHNIGKNSVKVTNDSSHSGGDSTDDEFEEGNSERTSSSNEMNSTTTATANNNLTPSTTLLNLNGTNGTSPELSAFSALANHLNNTATVNIGTNGLIDSGGGGGGATLITGTGGGGVSNSFSAKSRKSISSFGSYINVICNGLSTFGIPFWFPSSYTSSSSTSSNNSKSF